The Flavobacterium sp. 123 genome contains a region encoding:
- a CDS encoding recombinase family protein — translation MLGIYTRISGNKAIGKDTSIEIQTAEGMKVALRLGMKYKIYSDVGISGTKDEVEDRPSFAKMMKDIEKDKITAVYVFDQSRLERNSNIWNIFQFQVNKKDVKFYPKGVETDLTDPAIKFVTGIQSLANQLFAEQTREKVNLTFDKRASEGKTHGALPYGYEKGADGMYQIIQTEADVVRRIFDLSLARNGTYTIANILNADNIPTKFQNVSKKDSFVRYDAYTGEEIVFKKSSIQWRGNVIYDMLKNTVYKGIRVWNKKPKGNKQRIEASVPSIISEDLFDKVNRNLVNNKQKVGKRSEFKYLLNGLIVCGHCGKEYRGKKRIVNKDSAYKCIHQGKCPESRGISIVRFENFIIQHLFVNKNLKELLLNLPINNDNGVVLKNKLVKYEEELKKKTKLKEKHLSWLDDDELEDDESIREQYKRNLKVIDNLKNNIEILKLEILESDSNFAKIRVESTVNEYKLTAGFDDTKRLIHTLVESITVNHSKLEKGGYFFILIKYKGFEEYSAFTTDWFSTKWHWMYYARGKATNEAQQLQDIEDQKALLDFKGIEYTEEDFIDFEAGESVTGMVDAIVLDNNNLVTFN, via the coding sequence ATGTTAGGTATTTATACACGTATTTCTGGGAATAAAGCTATTGGAAAAGATACTTCTATTGAAATTCAGACGGCTGAAGGGATGAAAGTTGCTCTTAGACTTGGAATGAAATATAAGATTTATTCTGATGTTGGCATTTCTGGAACTAAAGATGAAGTTGAGGATAGACCATCGTTTGCAAAAATGATGAAAGATATTGAAAAGGACAAAATAACAGCTGTATATGTATTTGACCAATCGAGACTTGAAAGAAATTCAAATATTTGGAATATTTTTCAATTTCAAGTTAACAAAAAAGATGTTAAATTTTATCCAAAGGGTGTTGAAACAGATTTAACTGACCCTGCAATAAAATTTGTTACTGGTATTCAATCTTTAGCCAATCAGTTATTTGCTGAACAAACAAGAGAAAAAGTTAATCTTACATTTGACAAACGGGCTTCTGAAGGCAAAACACATGGTGCTTTACCTTATGGATATGAAAAAGGTGCTGATGGGATGTATCAAATTATTCAAACAGAAGCAGATGTTGTCCGTAGAATATTTGATTTAAGTCTTGCAAGAAATGGAACATATACAATTGCTAATATCTTGAATGCTGACAATATACCAACCAAGTTTCAAAATGTCAGTAAAAAAGATTCTTTTGTTCGTTATGATGCATATACTGGTGAAGAAATTGTATTCAAGAAATCCTCAATACAGTGGCGTGGAAATGTGATATATGACATGTTAAAAAATACTGTTTATAAAGGGATTCGTGTTTGGAATAAAAAACCAAAAGGTAATAAACAAAGAATCGAAGCAAGTGTTCCGTCAATTATATCTGAAGATTTATTTGATAAGGTTAATCGAAATCTTGTAAACAATAAACAAAAGGTAGGCAAACGGAGCGAGTTCAAATATCTATTAAATGGTTTGATTGTTTGTGGACATTGTGGAAAAGAATATCGTGGTAAAAAAAGAATTGTTAATAAAGATTCAGCATACAAATGCATCCATCAAGGAAAATGCCCAGAGTCAAGAGGTATATCAATCGTAAGATTTGAAAACTTCATTATTCAGCATTTATTTGTAAACAAAAACTTGAAAGAGTTGTTACTAAACCTACCCATTAATAACGATAATGGAGTTGTTCTAAAGAATAAATTAGTCAAATATGAAGAAGAGCTTAAAAAGAAAACTAAGCTAAAAGAAAAACATTTAAGCTGGTTGGATGATGATGAGTTAGAAGATGATGAATCAATTAGGGAACAGTATAAAAGGAATTTAAAGGTTATTGATAATTTAAAAAACAATATTGAAATTTTAAAATTAGAAATACTTGAATCTGATTCAAATTTTGCTAAAATTAGAGTTGAAAGTACTGTTAATGAATATAAACTTACAGCTGGATTTGATGATACAAAACGACTCATACATACTTTAGTTGAAAGTATAACAGTAAATCATTCTAAGCTGGAAAAAGGAGGCTATTTCTTTATACTTATCAAATATAAGGGTTTTGAGGAATACTCAGCCTTTACTACAGATTGGTTTTCTACAAAATGGCATTGGATGTATTATGCACGTGGAAAGGCTACTAATGAAGCACAACAATTACAAGATATTGAAGACCAGAAAGCACTCTTAGATTTCAAGGGAATTGAATATACTGAAGAAGATTTCATTGATTTTGAAGCAGGTGAATCAGTTACTGGAATGGTAGATGCAATAGTTCTTGATAATAATAATCTGGTTACATTTAATTAA
- a CDS encoding type III restriction-modification system endonuclease has product MKIQFDSTLNYQQEAIEAIVDIFSGQEKCDSNFTVYSPEFLAKQQNIGFTDIGYGNRLLLTEGQILENTQKIQLSNGLKPSTRAEIDRKHLDFTVEMETGTGKTYVYLRSIVELYKKYGFSKHIIVVPSIPIKEGVYKSLQITKEHLRELYDNINYNFFVYDSSKLNEVRDFATNDRLEIMVINIDAFAKSFDNPDDLKKTANIIHRYNDSLGYKPLDLIKNTNPVVFIDEPQTTISTPIRKKAIQSLNPLAIVKYSATHRKDEKINMMYKLDAVDAYEKKLVKQIEVGSVQTEGINNNAYIRLVEVKVSKGFPVAKLELDIFKNGSISRKTVLVKQNEDLEQITDRAEYEGYIIKDIYAVAGNEYIDFTSKDEVIKLGEAIGNVDDKQIKTALIRKTIEEHLNKELVLNPQGIKVLSLFFIDSVGKYRQYDEDGNVANGEYAEIFEKEYLKLIAKPKYASLFGEIKDVEVEANQVHNGYFSIDKKAKKSNSKDKYEYFKDTKGNTNADEDTYNLIMRDKEMLLSFDSKLRFIFSHSALKEGWDNPNVFQICTLKDAGGSEIRRRQEIGRGLRLCVNQSGERVYGHEVNTLTVMATETYAEFVDNFQKEIEKETGITFGILEKHSFGNIVVEINDEDTVYLGQEKSEELFKHLVSQGYIDAKGKVQDKLKIDLKNETVDIPEEFKEQEHVLNQIISTLKETAGRLEIKNGADKKLVTVNKRILDSPEFRELWEKVKFKTTFSVNFDSDSLVKECINAINDRLKITRGKLIYTKASISINAGGVDATISPNSETTSIKDEVERLPDIVSYLQNETQLTRKSIVTILTGINKLDYFKINPQKFIEGCIDIINEQMNLHIIDGISYKKIGDAEYYEQELFENKELFGYMKSNLKESSKSPYNYVVYDSNVESNLAKQFENSDNISVYAKLPDWFKIDTPLGTYNPDWAIMWKDQDDEKLYFVVESKGSTGLFDLRPKEAGKIKCGKRHFNAIGSKMIVATELADVEDYALSK; this is encoded by the coding sequence ATGAAAATACAATTTGATAGTACGTTAAACTACCAACAAGAAGCCATTGAAGCTATTGTAGATATTTTTAGTGGTCAAGAAAAATGCGATTCTAACTTTACAGTGTATTCGCCAGAATTTTTAGCCAAACAACAAAATATTGGTTTTACTGATATAGGTTATGGTAATAGATTACTATTGACGGAAGGACAAATTCTTGAAAACACTCAAAAAATCCAATTATCAAATGGATTGAAGCCTTCAACAAGAGCTGAAATAGATAGAAAACATCTTGATTTTACTGTTGAAATGGAAACTGGTACAGGTAAAACTTATGTTTACTTGAGAAGCATAGTTGAACTGTATAAAAAGTATGGTTTTTCTAAGCATATCATTGTAGTTCCTTCCATCCCAATCAAAGAAGGGGTTTACAAATCATTACAAATTACGAAGGAACATTTAAGAGAACTGTATGATAACATCAACTACAATTTCTTTGTGTATGATTCTAGTAAATTAAATGAGGTTCGAGATTTTGCTACCAATGACCGCTTGGAAATCATGGTTATCAACATTGATGCTTTCGCAAAAAGTTTTGATAATCCTGATGATTTAAAGAAAACAGCAAATATTATCCACAGATACAATGATTCATTAGGATACAAACCACTGGATTTAATTAAAAATACCAATCCAGTTGTTTTTATAGATGAACCACAAACAACCATAAGTACACCAATAAGAAAGAAAGCCATCCAGAGCTTGAATCCTTTGGCAATAGTAAAATACTCAGCAACTCACCGTAAGGATGAGAAAATCAACATGATGTATAAGCTGGATGCAGTAGATGCTTATGAAAAGAAGTTGGTTAAACAAATTGAAGTTGGTTCTGTTCAAACAGAAGGAATCAACAACAATGCTTATATCAGATTGGTTGAGGTAAAAGTCTCAAAAGGTTTTCCAGTAGCAAAATTGGAACTGGATATTTTTAAAAATGGAAGTATTTCGAGAAAAACGGTTCTGGTAAAACAGAATGAAGATTTAGAACAAATTACTGACAGAGCCGAATACGAGGGCTACATCATCAAAGATATTTATGCCGTAGCTGGAAATGAATACATTGATTTCACCAGTAAAGATGAAGTTATAAAGCTAGGTGAAGCCATTGGAAATGTTGATGACAAGCAAATAAAAACAGCTTTAATCCGCAAGACTATTGAGGAGCATTTAAACAAAGAATTGGTGTTGAACCCTCAAGGAATCAAAGTACTTTCTTTGTTTTTTATTGACTCTGTTGGTAAATACCGCCAATATGATGAAGATGGAAATGTTGCCAATGGTGAATATGCAGAAATCTTTGAAAAAGAGTATTTAAAGTTAATTGCTAAGCCAAAATACGCTAGTTTATTTGGAGAAATAAAAGATGTCGAGGTTGAGGCAAATCAAGTTCATAATGGTTATTTCTCTATTGATAAAAAAGCTAAAAAAAGTAATTCTAAAGATAAATACGAATATTTCAAGGATACGAAAGGGAATACCAATGCTGATGAAGATACCTATAATCTAATCATGCGTGACAAAGAAATGCTTTTGAGTTTCGATTCAAAATTACGTTTCATATTTTCTCATTCAGCATTAAAAGAAGGATGGGATAACCCAAATGTATTCCAGATATGTACTTTAAAAGATGCTGGTGGTTCCGAAATTAGAAGAAGACAAGAAATAGGTCGTGGTTTACGTTTATGCGTAAATCAGTCAGGAGAACGTGTATATGGACATGAAGTGAATACTTTAACGGTCATGGCTACAGAAACCTATGCTGAATTTGTAGATAATTTCCAGAAAGAGATTGAAAAAGAAACGGGGATAACATTCGGTATTCTTGAAAAACATAGTTTTGGAAATATTGTCGTTGAAATTAATGACGAAGACACCGTTTATCTAGGTCAAGAAAAATCAGAGGAACTTTTTAAGCATCTTGTAAGCCAAGGTTATATTGATGCAAAAGGAAAAGTACAAGACAAGCTTAAAATTGATTTAAAGAATGAAACGGTTGATATTCCTGAAGAATTTAAAGAACAGGAACACGTGCTAAATCAAATTATCAGTACATTAAAAGAAACTGCTGGAAGACTCGAAATAAAAAACGGAGCAGATAAAAAATTAGTTACCGTAAATAAACGAATTTTAGACAGTCCAGAGTTTAGAGAATTATGGGAGAAAGTAAAATTCAAAACTACATTTTCAGTAAACTTTGATTCTGATTCATTGGTTAAAGAATGTATTAATGCAATCAATGACCGTTTAAAAATCACAAGAGGAAAACTAATTTATACAAAAGCCTCTATCTCAATTAATGCTGGTGGAGTTGATGCTACAATAAGTCCTAATAGTGAAACAACAAGTATCAAAGATGAAGTAGAAAGATTACCAGATATTGTAAGCTACCTTCAGAATGAGACCCAGCTGACCAGAAAGTCAATAGTAACCATTTTAACTGGAATCAATAAATTGGATTATTTCAAAATTAATCCTCAAAAATTTATTGAAGGCTGTATCGATATTATCAACGAACAAATGAATTTACACATCATTGATGGTATCAGTTACAAGAAAATTGGTGATGCTGAATACTATGAACAAGAACTTTTTGAAAATAAAGAGTTGTTTGGCTATATGAAAAGTAATTTGAAAGAGAGTTCAAAATCTCCTTATAATTATGTTGTTTATGATTCCAATGTGGAATCTAATTTGGCAAAACAATTTGAAAACAGCGATAATATTTCTGTTTATGCTAAACTTCCTGACTGGTTCAAAATCGATACCCCACTTGGAACCTATAACCCTGACTGGGCTATTATGTGGAAAGACCAAGATGATGAGAAATTGTACTTTGTAGTAGAATCAAAAGGCAGTACAGGACTTTTCGATTTAAGACCAAAAGAAGCTGGAAAAATAAAATGTGGAAAACGGCATTTCAATGCTATTGGTAGTAAGATGATTGTTGCTACTGAATTAGCTGATGTTGAGGATTATGCTTTGAGTAAATAA
- a CDS encoding site-specific DNA-methyltransferase, whose translation MSLEKITKGDELTQSLDIVNDNIARLKELFPEVLTEGKIDFKVLQDILGKEIEDEEEYYRFTWAGKAQARREAHKPSTGTLRPAKEEGVNWDLTENLYIEGDNLEVLKLLQKSYNNRVKMIYIDPPYNTGKDFVYKDNYKDNLKNYQQITEQIDDEGNKLSTNSDSDGRYHSNWLNMMYPRLRLARNLLKDDGVIFISIDENEYENLKKIGDEIFGEDNFIGSVIWKNKFGSGAKNIGFIGVHEYIVCFSKKNILNVTSELSDSEVAKHNRKDSKFETRGGYRIQPLMTKSMDDRPNLVYPILYNGKTIMPNKQWVWSKDRMMKSIENDEVEFMEKEDGSVTVNSKQYIRDENGFMRRGKPTTFFDKVYTQNGTKELFDLFEQKIFDFNKPVDLIKYFINFQINDNNSKFENDIILDFFSGSSTTAHAVMQLNAEDGGNRKHIQIQLPELCNEKSDSYKAGYKNIAEIGKERIRKAGKSIINKQSVIVAEKKEILAKLENEQSLIKDDEKIKKLQDEVNNLELIIKNLDTGFKVFKLDSSNIKGWDGNPDNLVDSLFDSQDNIKTGRTEEDVLFEILLKYGLDLTLPIEEKIIEGKKVFSVGFGALFICLADGITNKVAEGIGAWKEALKPESCRVIFKDSGFGDVEKTNSVQTLKRFGINEIKSI comes from the coding sequence ATGAGCTTAGAAAAAATTACAAAAGGAGATGAACTTACTCAAAGTTTAGATATAGTAAATGATAATATTGCACGCCTGAAAGAGCTTTTTCCTGAAGTACTTACGGAAGGCAAAATTGATTTCAAAGTGTTACAAGATATTTTGGGAAAGGAAATTGAAGATGAAGAAGAATATTACCGTTTTACATGGGCTGGTAAAGCTCAAGCCCGTAGAGAAGCACACAAACCCAGTACAGGAACACTAAGACCCGCCAAAGAAGAAGGTGTAAACTGGGATTTAACCGAAAATTTATACATAGAGGGTGATAATCTTGAAGTATTAAAACTGTTGCAAAAAAGCTACAATAATAGGGTCAAAATGATTTATATAGACCCACCATACAATACAGGTAAAGATTTTGTTTACAAAGATAATTACAAGGACAATCTAAAAAATTATCAACAAATAACCGAACAAATTGATGATGAAGGAAATAAGCTTTCAACCAATTCTGACAGTGATGGTCGTTATCATTCTAATTGGTTAAACATGATGTACCCTAGATTAAGATTGGCTAGAAATCTTCTTAAAGACGATGGTGTTATTTTTATAAGTATAGATGAAAACGAATATGAAAACTTAAAAAAAATTGGTGACGAAATTTTTGGTGAAGATAATTTTATTGGTTCTGTAATTTGGAAAAACAAATTTGGTTCGGGTGCAAAAAATATTGGTTTTATAGGTGTTCATGAATATATTGTTTGTTTTTCAAAGAAAAACATCCTCAATGTAACTTCTGAATTAAGTGATTCAGAAGTAGCAAAACATAATAGAAAAGATTCTAAATTTGAAACTAGGGGTGGTTACAGAATTCAACCACTTATGACAAAAAGCATGGATGATAGACCAAATTTAGTTTATCCAATATTATATAATGGAAAAACTATTATGCCAAATAAGCAATGGGTATGGTCTAAAGATAGAATGATGAAATCAATTGAAAATGATGAAGTTGAATTCATGGAAAAAGAAGATGGAAGTGTAACTGTAAATTCTAAACAATATATTAGGGATGAAAACGGATTTATGAGAAGAGGAAAACCGACTACCTTTTTTGATAAAGTATACACTCAAAATGGAACTAAAGAACTATTCGATTTATTTGAGCAAAAAATTTTCGATTTTAACAAACCTGTCGATTTAATTAAATATTTTATTAATTTTCAAATTAATGATAATAATTCAAAATTTGAAAACGACATTATACTCGATTTCTTTTCTGGCTCTTCTACAACCGCCCATGCCGTAATGCAACTAAATGCTGAAGATGGTGGAAATAGAAAGCACATACAAATTCAATTACCAGAACTTTGTAATGAGAAAAGCGACTCTTATAAAGCTGGGTATAAAAATATTGCTGAAATTGGAAAAGAACGTATACGTAAGGCAGGAAAATCAATTATAAATAAGCAATCAGTAATTGTTGCCGAAAAGAAAGAGATATTAGCCAAACTTGAAAACGAACAAAGTTTAATTAAAGATGATGAAAAAATAAAAAAACTTCAAGATGAAGTTAACAATTTAGAATTAATCATTAAAAATTTAGATACTGGTTTTAAAGTTTTCAAACTAGATAGTTCCAATATAAAAGGATGGGATGGTAATCCTGATAATTTAGTTGATAGTCTATTTGATTCTCAAGATAACATCAAAACAGGTCGTACAGAAGAAGATGTATTATTTGAAATTTTATTAAAATACGGTTTAGACTTAACCTTACCAATCGAAGAAAAAATAATAGAGGGTAAAAAAGTTTTTAGTGTAGGTTTTGGAGCCTTGTTTATTTGCTTAGCAGATGGTATCACTAATAAAGTAGCAGAAGGAATAGGTGCTTGGAAAGAAGCATTAAAACCAGAAAGCTGTAGAGTAATATTTAAAGATTCTGGTTTTGGTGATGTGGAAAAAACAAACTCTGTTCAAACATTGAAACGTTTTGGTATTAACGAAATCAAAAGTATATAA
- a CDS encoding DUF4391 domain-containing protein: MSFNYNKILNIPERAIVSKKISKAFFIRNFELSSADKKILNEIITMEWLASIKPSNTNIALFKNETYVFEEIQVMTCTLSGNLIKGTIDRVINLFQKHIPYPIVLVIENADEFVVNVCDKKINQNDKSKRTIEAFINSPNVSKLYKNELVGAFFEGLDFAILDKTNLETTYKSYTSAIVQFQTAMVTGTFNQRSSVRTEDDLKHLETIQKIEKEILTLSNQIKKESQLNTRVSLNINIQKKRNEIEYLKTLLNIL, from the coding sequence ATGAGTTTTAACTATAACAAAATATTAAACATCCCTGAGAGGGCAATTGTTAGTAAGAAAATAAGCAAAGCTTTCTTTATTAGAAACTTTGAACTGAGTTCTGCTGATAAAAAAATATTGAATGAAATTATTACAATGGAATGGTTAGCGAGTATCAAACCATCCAACACTAATATTGCTTTATTCAAAAATGAAACTTATGTTTTTGAAGAAATTCAAGTAATGACATGTACACTATCTGGAAACCTTATCAAAGGTACGATTGATAGAGTCATTAATTTATTCCAGAAACATATTCCCTATCCCATTGTTTTGGTGATTGAAAATGCAGATGAATTTGTAGTGAACGTTTGTGACAAAAAAATCAATCAAAATGACAAGTCAAAACGAACTATTGAAGCTTTTATCAACTCACCCAATGTTTCAAAATTATATAAAAATGAATTAGTTGGTGCTTTCTTTGAAGGCTTGGATTTTGCGATATTAGACAAAACTAACTTAGAAACAACATATAAAAGCTACACCAGTGCTATTGTGCAATTTCAAACAGCAATGGTTACAGGAACCTTCAACCAACGTAGTTCAGTAAGAACCGAAGACGACCTAAAACATTTGGAAACTATCCAAAAAATAGAAAAAGAAATCCTTACTTTGTCAAACCAAATAAAAAAAGAATCCCAACTCAATACCAGAGTTTCTTTGAACATAAATATTCAGAAGAAAAGAAACGAAATTGAGTATCTTAAAACATTATTAAACATACTATGA
- a CDS encoding DEAD/DEAH box helicase: protein MNIIDNKSRLLLEELQNLITPNSNIYISCNHFTAFALFELVDIFSKSKQINLLLSNNFDAEDDFRFIQNEKENKINLLLDRKYRINQVLGLIDDKIQIRKGGIGNQNILIVENDGISNCFFLTPLDLDSVCLGTINDENLIFINNIEDTQNQYLSYFNGAWNSSKIVLNDAVKALLEKGTNTISAEAIYKYSIREIFHYSTVNERADEKLEKTGFKNSKIWSLLYNFQKDAVIGAIDKIETYGGCIIADSVGLGKTFEALAVIKYYLLRNDQRVLLLAPKKLRENWTVYTLNDKRNILAEDRLNFDVLNHTDLTRERGKSGDIDLETIHWGNYDLVVIDESHNFRNNPNKRDGMTRYKRLMNQVIKANIRTKVLMLSATPVNNKMNDLKNQVAFITEGNDRYFSQYGIDSISQVMKDAQRKFTLWYRNGDPNNLDVNGLMESLDGSYFRILDMLTIARSRKHIEKYYDMSDIGNFPNRLIPITKTPEIDTKNQFSDIGQIYDEISTLTLASYTPLAYVRADKREEYEAKYDMETGTGSVFKQVDREQSLIYLMRVNLLKRLESSIHSFGLTVEKLINFIDSNLKQIENHQSGTLDFDLDINNIDIDDTELEDLLVGGKTKVLIQDLDNIAWKQDLKQDKAVLVKLMGNIKLIDVERDAKLLELKNIIEEKLHKPINDNNKKVIVFTAFADTANYLYNELHHWLKKEHSLNSALVTGSGTNKTNIPKGKTDLSTILTNFSPLSKKRAEIYPDEKNEIDILFCTDCISEGQNLQDCDYLVNYDIHWNPVRIIQRFGRIDRIGSKNDNIQLVNFFPSMELDSFIDLVARVQGRMVMLDVSATGEDNIISQNSREMQDLDYRKQQLKQLQNQVIDLEDVHGNISITDLTFNDFKIDLEKSTDSELEELKHIPKASYAIVKSNLEHVKQGAIFCLKGNSEDFASKLKNNILYPFFLVYISIDGAEILKASQTKTALDYFRKLAMGNDRIIPELIAEFDKETKANKRMEAYANLLKTAIQEVIGVQEEVGLDSLATAGGTTLLSSVISQEENLELISYLIIK, encoded by the coding sequence ATGAATATTATAGACAACAAAAGTAGATTGTTACTTGAAGAACTTCAGAATTTAATCACTCCAAATTCAAATATTTACATAAGTTGCAACCATTTTACTGCATTCGCCTTATTTGAATTAGTTGACATATTCTCAAAGTCAAAACAAATCAATTTACTGTTGAGTAATAATTTTGATGCTGAAGATGATTTTCGATTTATTCAAAATGAAAAGGAAAATAAAATAAATCTTTTATTAGACCGAAAGTACCGAATAAACCAAGTACTTGGGCTGATTGATGATAAAATTCAAATTAGAAAAGGTGGAATTGGTAATCAAAATATTCTGATTGTAGAAAATGATGGGATTTCTAATTGTTTCTTCTTAACACCATTAGACCTTGATTCAGTATGTTTGGGAACTATCAATGATGAGAATTTAATTTTTATAAATAATATTGAAGATACCCAAAATCAGTATCTATCTTATTTCAATGGAGCTTGGAACAGTAGTAAGATAGTTTTGAATGATGCAGTCAAAGCATTATTAGAAAAAGGAACTAATACTATTTCAGCTGAAGCTATTTACAAGTACAGTATTCGTGAAATATTTCATTATTCAACGGTCAATGAAAGAGCCGATGAGAAGTTAGAAAAAACAGGATTTAAAAATTCTAAAATTTGGAGTTTGTTGTACAACTTCCAAAAAGATGCAGTAATAGGTGCTATTGATAAAATAGAAACGTATGGTGGATGTATCATTGCTGATTCTGTTGGTTTAGGAAAAACTTTTGAAGCTTTAGCAGTCATTAAATACTATCTTTTAAGAAATGACCAAAGGGTTTTACTTCTAGCCCCTAAAAAATTAAGAGAAAACTGGACAGTTTATACCCTAAACGATAAAAGAAATATTCTAGCAGAAGACCGTTTAAATTTTGATGTTTTAAATCATACCGATTTGACCAGAGAAAGAGGTAAATCAGGTGACATTGATTTAGAGACTATTCATTGGGGAAATTACGATTTGGTTGTTATCGATGAATCCCATAACTTTAGAAATAATCCCAACAAAAGGGACGGAATGACTCGTTATAAGCGTTTAATGAATCAGGTGATAAAAGCGAATATCAGAACAAAAGTCTTGATGTTGTCTGCTACTCCCGTAAATAATAAAATGAACGATTTGAAAAATCAAGTCGCTTTTATTACGGAAGGAAATGACCGCTATTTTAGTCAATATGGTATTGACAGTATCAGTCAGGTAATGAAGGATGCCCAAAGAAAATTCACCTTATGGTACAGAAATGGAGACCCAAATAATCTTGATGTGAATGGATTAATGGAAAGCTTGGATGGTTCCTACTTTAGAATATTAGACATGTTAACCATTGCGAGGTCTCGTAAACATATTGAAAAATACTATGATATGTCTGATATTGGTAACTTTCCAAATAGATTAATACCAATAACCAAAACACCTGAAATTGATACTAAAAATCAATTTAGTGATATAGGGCAAATCTATGATGAAATTAGTACGCTAACTTTAGCATCCTATACACCTCTTGCCTATGTAAGAGCTGATAAAAGAGAGGAATACGAAGCCAAGTACGACATGGAAACAGGTACTGGAAGCGTTTTTAAGCAAGTTGACCGTGAGCAGAGTTTAATTTATTTGATGCGTGTAAACCTTTTAAAACGTTTAGAAAGTTCCATTCATTCTTTTGGATTAACGGTTGAAAAATTAATCAATTTTATAGATTCCAACTTAAAACAAATTGAAAATCATCAATCAGGAACTTTAGATTTCGATTTAGACATCAACAATATTGATATTGATGACACTGAATTAGAAGACTTATTAGTTGGTGGTAAAACCAAAGTATTGATTCAGGATTTAGATAATATTGCTTGGAAACAAGACCTGAAACAAGACAAAGCTGTTCTGGTTAAATTAATGGGAAACATCAAGTTGATTGATGTGGAACGAGATGCTAAATTGCTAGAGCTTAAAAATATAATTGAAGAAAAACTACATAAACCAATCAATGATAATAACAAGAAAGTAATTGTGTTTACTGCTTTTGCCGATACTGCAAATTACTTGTATAACGAATTGCATCATTGGTTAAAAAAAGAACATAGTTTAAACTCGGCTTTGGTAACTGGTTCTGGAACCAACAAGACCAATATACCAAAGGGAAAAACCGATTTGAGTACCATTTTGACTAACTTTTCTCCCCTCTCAAAAAAGAGAGCTGAAATTTATCCTGATGAAAAAAATGAAATCGATATTTTGTTTTGTACCGATTGTATTTCTGAAGGGCAAAACCTTCAGGATTGTGATTATTTGGTAAACTATGATATTCACTGGAATCCAGTTCGTATTATTCAACGCTTTGGGCGTATTGACCGTATTGGTTCTAAAAATGATAATATCCAATTGGTAAACTTTTTCCCAAGTATGGAACTGGATAGTTTTATTGATTTGGTAGCTCGTGTTCAGGGAAGAATGGTGATGCTCGATGTTTCGGCTACTGGAGAGGATAATATTATTTCTCAAAATAGCCGTGAAATGCAAGATTTGGATTATCGCAAACAGCAATTGAAACAATTACAAAATCAGGTTATTGACCTTGAAGATGTTCACGGAAATATATCAATTACCGATTTAACTTTTAATGATTTTAAGATTGATTTGGAGAAAAGCACCGACTCAGAATTAGAAGAATTGAAGCATATCCCAAAAGCATCTTACGCAATAGTAAAGTCAAATCTTGAGCATGTAAAACAAGGTGCTATTTTCTGTTTAAAAGGCAATAGTGAAGACTTTGCTTCTAAACTTAAAAACAACATCTTATATCCCTTCTTTTTGGTTTATATTAGTATAGATGGTGCCGAAATCCTCAAAGCTTCTCAAACCAAAACGGCTTTAGACTATTTTAGAAAATTAGCCATGGGTAATGATAGAATTATTCCAGAATTAATTGCCGAATTTGACAAAGAAACCAAAGCAAACAAAAGGATGGAAGCCTATGCTAATTTGCTAAAAACAGCTATTCAAGAAGTCATTGGTGTACAGGAAGAAGTAGGACTGGATTCACTGGCTACAGCTGGTGGAACTACATTGTTGAGTTCAGTTATCAGTCAGGAAGAAAATTTAGAACTAATCAGTTATTTGATTATTAAATAA
- a CDS encoding helix-turn-helix domain-containing protein: protein MENAIMLHNLTPEDLEELIRKVVSEQLDEFRKNTSTENPQELLTREEACLLLKISLTSLWNWTKKGKLMAYGIGNRVYYKRGELIQSLVRIN from the coding sequence ATGGAAAACGCAATCATGTTACATAATTTGACTCCAGAGGATTTGGAGGAATTAATTAGAAAAGTTGTAAGTGAGCAACTAGATGAGTTTAGAAAAAATACCTCAACAGAAAATCCACAAGAGTTATTAACTAGGGAAGAAGCTTGCTTATTACTAAAAATTAGCTTGACTAGTCTCTGGAATTGGACGAAAAAAGGAAAATTAATGGCTTACGGTATTGGCAATAGAGTCTATTATAAACGAGGAGAATTGATTCAAAGTTTAGTTAGAATTAACTGA